In Leptospira harrisiae, a genomic segment contains:
- a CDS encoding penicillin-binding protein activator LpoB: MRILFFSIFVSFLFVSCSSVSYQKIDKAKATKQWGVLEVKETARSMSHSLSTYYKSDLKTGYLEWKAIQNSTSEHIDTKLISNEILNQLTKDKVPFVDTSIREEATAEMAFGKTGMVSADSRLAVGKFKSPSHKIKGEINEVVNFESGSRIQYITVTLFLVSLETNQIVWSEQTNFLKKSRVEGYGL; the protein is encoded by the coding sequence ATGCGCATTTTATTTTTTTCCATTTTTGTCTCGTTTTTATTTGTTAGTTGCTCTAGTGTTTCCTATCAAAAAATAGACAAAGCAAAGGCGACCAAACAATGGGGAGTATTGGAAGTCAAAGAAACAGCTCGCAGTATGAGCCATTCCTTATCTACATATTATAAGTCCGATTTGAAGACCGGGTATTTGGAATGGAAGGCAATCCAAAATTCCACATCAGAACATATTGATACAAAACTTATCAGCAACGAAATTTTAAACCAACTAACAAAAGATAAGGTGCCGTTTGTAGATACTTCCATCCGTGAAGAGGCAACCGCTGAAATGGCATTTGGGAAAACGGGAATGGTTTCAGCTGATTCTCGTTTGGCGGTAGGAAAGTTTAAATCACCTTCCCATAAAATCAAAGGTGAAATTAATGAAGTGGTGAATTTCGAATCCGGGTCTCGCATCCAATACATCACTGTGACACTTTTTCTTGTGAGTTTGGAAACCAATCAAATTGTTTGGTCGGAACAAACCAACTTTTTAAAAAAAAGTAGAGTGGAAGGTTATGGCCTTTGA